One genomic segment of Ricinus communis isolate WT05 ecotype wild-type chromosome 3, ASM1957865v1, whole genome shotgun sequence includes these proteins:
- the LOC8271207 gene encoding transcription factor MYB3R-1 isoform X1 — MESDKSITAPSDGHGEGVGIQRIRPLHGRTSGPARRSTKGQWTAEEDEILRKAVQRFKGKNWKKIAECFKDRTDVQCLHRWQKVLNPELVKGPWSKEEDETIIELVNKYGPKKWSTIAQHLPGRIGKQCRERWHNHLNPSINKEAWTQQEELALIRAHQIYGNRWAELTKFLPGRTDNSIKNHWNSSVKKKLDSYLASGLLEQFQGLPLVPHQPMPSSSSRVQSSGDDSGFKCGIDAEEISECSQESIVAGCSQSMSGLGNAVLPSREEFHLTEESGLKKERSSSPASCSEQYFTSVGDVTFSVPEIPCEMACSSNFLHQNFSSNTITPASNDYQYNIQELPSVSSLELGHDSSGLPTHCMTPNESHDMVNVPFQSSMGFSVPAAMGNITENSAKPDHMFITDDECCQFLFSEAMNGAIFSGNFMKGSNSIANIDSSSYQSINNQIPETEKVSQPVNSSKSALLVTSCSRSLPAGHSLLSADDTSIRCDRAPNQLTGHTFAAHEQEYITSANDGFIYTNGTVSSPYDDGTENTNMQEQHYLKEPSKLVPVNTFTASNDTGKSCPVDEINAQTEQQDAGALCYEPPRFPSLDIPFLSCELIQSSNDIQQEYSPLGIRQLMMSSMNCITPFRLWDSPSRDDSPNAVLKTAAKTFTTPSILKKRNRDLLSPLSDRRLDKKLEIDMTSSLTKEFSRLDVMLDENETHKTSVLSPSSSHKKNEDKENMDPALEVGQEKGRDCSTFTDHKMSEKDCGSSDTQDSTKHGTVDDDAKTKVHTDASSQIPSGVHVEDSMNDLLFFSPEVGLKSDRAFGPSSRTPKNFCRRILGTLSEHGIASESSSGNSCFVVSSPTISKKNHESHLVASTSVQSSVPSENAVDNAGNDAGTENLSIFGETPFKRSIESPSAWKSPWFINSFLPGPRVDTDISIEDIGYFMSPGDRSYDAIALMKQLSEHTASAFADALEVLGNETPETILEKRRSSIQNMNQENNGATNSEPENHSHLASNISTECRTLDFSECGTPGKGTERGKSSTAIIFSSPSSYLLKGCR; from the exons ATGGAAAGTGACAAGTCAATTACTGCTCCCTCAGATGGGCATGGTGAGGGCGTGGGCATTCAGAGAATCCGGCCTTTGCATGG AAGGACCAGTGGCCCAGCAAGGCGTTCCACAAAGGGACAGTGGACAGCTGAAGAG GATGAGATTTTGAGGAAGGCTGTTCAGCGTTTCAAAGGCAAGAACTGGAAAAAAATTG CTGAGTGTTTCAAGGACCGGACAGATGTACAATGCCTACATAGATGGCAGAAAGTCTTAAATCCAGAGCTGGTTAAAGGCCCATGGTCTAAGGAG GAGGATGAAACAATAATAGAATTGGTGAACAAATATGGACCTAAAAAGTGGTCTACAATTGCACAGCATTTACCTGGACGTATTGGGAAGCAGTGCAGGGAAAG GTGGCATAATCATCTTAATCCTTCAATAAACAAAGAGGCATGGACGCAGCAAGAAGAATTGGCCTTGATTCGTGCTCATCAGATTTACGGGAACAGGTGGGCGGAGTTGACAAAGTTCTTGCCTGGAAG GACAgacaattctataaaaaaccaCTGGAACAGTTctgtgaaaaagaaattggatTCGTACTTAGCATCAGGACTATTAGAACAGTTTCAAGGCCTTCCTCTTGTTCCACATCAACCCATGCCTTCATCTTCTTCAAGGGTGCAAAGCAGTGGAGATGATAGTGGTTTTAAATGTGGAATAGATGCAGAAGAAATATCAGAATGCAGTCAAGAATCAATTGTGGCTGGCTGCTCTCAGTCTATGAGTGGCTTAGGGAATGCAGTTTTACCATCAAGAGAAGAATTTCATCTCACTGAAGAATCTGGCCTCAAAAAGGAGCGAAGCTCTAGTCCAGCATCCTGTTCAGAACAATACTTCACATCGGTGGGAGATGTCACTTTTTCCGTACCAGAAATACCCTGTGAAATGGCTTGCTCTTCCAACTTTCTGCACCAAAACTTCTCAAGTAACACCATAACTCCTGCAAGCAATGATTACCAATATAACATACAGGAGTTGCCTAGCGTATCCTCACTGGAACTAGGGCACGATTCTTCTGGGTTACCAACTCATTGTATGACTCCTAATGAAAGCCATGACATGGTGAATGTTCCATTTCAAAGTTCCATGGGCTTTAGTGTTCCTGCTGCCATGGGAAATATCACCGAGAATTCTGCTAAACCAGACCACATGTTTATAACTGATGATGAATGTTGCCAGTTCTTATTCTCAGAGGCAATGAATGGAGCGATTTTCTCTGGAAATTTTATGAAGGGATCAAACTCAATTGCAAATATAGATTCCTCAAGTTATCAGTCAATAAACAACCAGATACCTGAAACTGAAAAAGTTTCACAACCAGTTAATTCTTCAAAATCTGCTCTATTGGTGACTTCATGCAGTCGATCATTGCCCGCTGGTCATTCTCTACTATCAGCTGATGATACTTCTATAAGATGTGATAGAGCTCCAAATCAGTTAACTGGGCACACATTTGCAGCTCATGAACAAGAGTACATTACAAGTGCAAATGACGGTTTTATATATACCAATGGCACTGTTAGCTCCCCCTATGATGATGGTACAGAGAACACAAACATGCAAGAGCAACATTATCTGAAGGAACCTTCAAAACTAGTGCCTGTGAATACTTTCACTGCCAGTAATGATACTGGGAAGTCGTGTCCTGTGGATGAAATAAATGCACAAACGGAACAGCAGGATGCAGGAGCTCTGTGTTATGAGCCTCCTCGTTTCCCAAGCTTGGATATTCCTTTTCTGAGCTGTGAACTTATACAGTCTAGTAATGATATACAGCAAGAGTATAGTCCTCTCGGTATCCGCCAACTTATGATGTCGTCCATGAACTGCATCACACCATTTAGGTTATGGGACTCACCATCTCGGGATGATAGTCCTAATGCTGTGCTGAAAACAGCCGCTAAGACTTTCACTACACCATCCATTCTAAAGAAACGAAATCGTGATCTGTTATCACCTTTGTCTGATAGAAGGCTTGACAAAAAGCTTGAGATTGATATGACATCTAGTTTGACAAAGGAGTTCTCGAGGTTGGATGTTATGCTCGATGAGAATGAGACGCACAAAACATCTGTGCTCTCTCCATCATCTTCTCATAAAAAGAAcgaagataaagaaaatatggaTCCTGCTCTTGAAGTTGGACAAGAAAAAGGGAGAGATTGTTCTACATTCACAGATCATAAGATGTCTGAGAAAGATTGCGGTAGCAGTGATACCCAGGACAGCACAAAGCATGGGactgttgatgatgatgctaaGACCAAGGTTCATACTGATGCTAGTTCACAAATT CCTTCTGGAGTGCATGTTGAAGACAGCATGAACGATCTGCTATTCTTTTCTCCTGAAGTTGGTTTGAAATCAGATAGAGCATTTGGTCCCAGTTCTCGAACTCCAAAGAATTTCTGCCGTAGAATATTGGGAACTTTATCAGAGCATGGCATTGCTTCAGAATCTTCATCTGGAAACTCTTGTTTTGTTGTTAGCTCTCCTACCATTAGCAAGAAGAATCACGAAAGTCATTTAGTTGCATCTACATCAGTACAATCATCTGTTCCTTCAGAAAATGCAGTTGATAATGCTGGAAATGATGCTGGTACTGAAAATCTTAGCAT ATTTGGTGAAACTCCTTTTAAAAGGAGTATTGAATCTCCTTCAGCGTGGAAGTCCCCTTGGttcattaattcttttctgCCTGGCCCAAGGGTTGACACAGACATTTCAATTGAG GATATTGGGTATTTTATGAGCCCTGGGGATAGAAGCTACGATGCTATTGCATTGATGAAGCAGTTGAGTGAGCACACAGCCTCTGCTTTTGCCGACGCTTTGGAGGTTTTAGGAAATGAAACACCTGaaacaatattagaaaagagaCGCTCCAGCATTCAGAATATGAACCAAGAGAATAATGGTGCCACCAATAGTGAGCCTGAGAATCATTCCCATTTGGCTTCAAATATTTCG ACAGAATGCCGTACCCTTGACTTCAGTGAATGTGGGACACCTGGGAAGGGAACAGAAAGGGGGAAATCTTCAACCGCCATAATCTTCTCAAGCCCCTCGTCCTATCTGTTGAAGGGTTGCAGATAG
- the LOC8271207 gene encoding transcription factor MYB3R-1 isoform X2, producing MESDKSITAPSDGHGEGVGIQRIRPLHGRTSGPARRSTKGQWTAEEDEILRKAVQRFKGKNWKKIAECFKDRTDVQCLHRWQKVLNPELVKGPWSKEEDETIIELVNKYGPKKWSTIAQHLPGRIGKQCRERWHNHLNPSINKEAWTQQEELALIRAHQIYGNRWAELTKFLPGRTDNSIKNHWNSSVKKKLDSYLASGLLEQFQGLPLVPHQPMPSSSSRVQSSGDDSGFKCGIDAEEISECSQESIVAGCSQSMSGLGNAVLPSREEFHLTEESGLKKERSSSPASCSEQYFTSVGDVTFSVPEIPCEMACSSNFLHQNFSSNTITPASNDYQYNIQELPSVSSLELGHDSSGLPTHCMTPNESHDMVNVPFQSSMGFSVPAAMGNITENSAKPDHMFITDDECCQFLFSEAMNGAIFSGNFMKGSNSIANIDSSSYQSINNQIPETEKVSQPVNSSKSALLVTSCSRSLPAGHSLLSADDTSIRCDRAPNQLTGHTFAAHEQEYITSANDGFIYTNGTVSSPYDDGTENTNMQEQHYLKEPSKLVPVNTFTASNDTGKSCPVDEINAQTEQQDAGALCYEPPRFPSLDIPFLSCELIQSSNDIQQEYSPLGIRQLMMSSMNCITPFRLWDSPSRDDSPNAVLKTAAKTFTTPSILKKRNRDLLSPLSDRRLDKKLEIDMTSSLTKEFSRLDVMLDENETHKTSVLSPSSSHKKNEDKENMDPALEVGQEKGRDCSTFTDHKMSEKDCGSSDTQDSTKHGTVDDDAKTKPSGVHVEDSMNDLLFFSPEVGLKSDRAFGPSSRTPKNFCRRILGTLSEHGIASESSSGNSCFVVSSPTISKKNHESHLVASTSVQSSVPSENAVDNAGNDAGTENLSIFGETPFKRSIESPSAWKSPWFINSFLPGPRVDTDISIEDIGYFMSPGDRSYDAIALMKQLSEHTASAFADALEVLGNETPETILEKRRSSIQNMNQENNGATNSEPENHSHLASNISTECRTLDFSECGTPGKGTERGKSSTAIIFSSPSSYLLKGCR from the exons ATGGAAAGTGACAAGTCAATTACTGCTCCCTCAGATGGGCATGGTGAGGGCGTGGGCATTCAGAGAATCCGGCCTTTGCATGG AAGGACCAGTGGCCCAGCAAGGCGTTCCACAAAGGGACAGTGGACAGCTGAAGAG GATGAGATTTTGAGGAAGGCTGTTCAGCGTTTCAAAGGCAAGAACTGGAAAAAAATTG CTGAGTGTTTCAAGGACCGGACAGATGTACAATGCCTACATAGATGGCAGAAAGTCTTAAATCCAGAGCTGGTTAAAGGCCCATGGTCTAAGGAG GAGGATGAAACAATAATAGAATTGGTGAACAAATATGGACCTAAAAAGTGGTCTACAATTGCACAGCATTTACCTGGACGTATTGGGAAGCAGTGCAGGGAAAG GTGGCATAATCATCTTAATCCTTCAATAAACAAAGAGGCATGGACGCAGCAAGAAGAATTGGCCTTGATTCGTGCTCATCAGATTTACGGGAACAGGTGGGCGGAGTTGACAAAGTTCTTGCCTGGAAG GACAgacaattctataaaaaaccaCTGGAACAGTTctgtgaaaaagaaattggatTCGTACTTAGCATCAGGACTATTAGAACAGTTTCAAGGCCTTCCTCTTGTTCCACATCAACCCATGCCTTCATCTTCTTCAAGGGTGCAAAGCAGTGGAGATGATAGTGGTTTTAAATGTGGAATAGATGCAGAAGAAATATCAGAATGCAGTCAAGAATCAATTGTGGCTGGCTGCTCTCAGTCTATGAGTGGCTTAGGGAATGCAGTTTTACCATCAAGAGAAGAATTTCATCTCACTGAAGAATCTGGCCTCAAAAAGGAGCGAAGCTCTAGTCCAGCATCCTGTTCAGAACAATACTTCACATCGGTGGGAGATGTCACTTTTTCCGTACCAGAAATACCCTGTGAAATGGCTTGCTCTTCCAACTTTCTGCACCAAAACTTCTCAAGTAACACCATAACTCCTGCAAGCAATGATTACCAATATAACATACAGGAGTTGCCTAGCGTATCCTCACTGGAACTAGGGCACGATTCTTCTGGGTTACCAACTCATTGTATGACTCCTAATGAAAGCCATGACATGGTGAATGTTCCATTTCAAAGTTCCATGGGCTTTAGTGTTCCTGCTGCCATGGGAAATATCACCGAGAATTCTGCTAAACCAGACCACATGTTTATAACTGATGATGAATGTTGCCAGTTCTTATTCTCAGAGGCAATGAATGGAGCGATTTTCTCTGGAAATTTTATGAAGGGATCAAACTCAATTGCAAATATAGATTCCTCAAGTTATCAGTCAATAAACAACCAGATACCTGAAACTGAAAAAGTTTCACAACCAGTTAATTCTTCAAAATCTGCTCTATTGGTGACTTCATGCAGTCGATCATTGCCCGCTGGTCATTCTCTACTATCAGCTGATGATACTTCTATAAGATGTGATAGAGCTCCAAATCAGTTAACTGGGCACACATTTGCAGCTCATGAACAAGAGTACATTACAAGTGCAAATGACGGTTTTATATATACCAATGGCACTGTTAGCTCCCCCTATGATGATGGTACAGAGAACACAAACATGCAAGAGCAACATTATCTGAAGGAACCTTCAAAACTAGTGCCTGTGAATACTTTCACTGCCAGTAATGATACTGGGAAGTCGTGTCCTGTGGATGAAATAAATGCACAAACGGAACAGCAGGATGCAGGAGCTCTGTGTTATGAGCCTCCTCGTTTCCCAAGCTTGGATATTCCTTTTCTGAGCTGTGAACTTATACAGTCTAGTAATGATATACAGCAAGAGTATAGTCCTCTCGGTATCCGCCAACTTATGATGTCGTCCATGAACTGCATCACACCATTTAGGTTATGGGACTCACCATCTCGGGATGATAGTCCTAATGCTGTGCTGAAAACAGCCGCTAAGACTTTCACTACACCATCCATTCTAAAGAAACGAAATCGTGATCTGTTATCACCTTTGTCTGATAGAAGGCTTGACAAAAAGCTTGAGATTGATATGACATCTAGTTTGACAAAGGAGTTCTCGAGGTTGGATGTTATGCTCGATGAGAATGAGACGCACAAAACATCTGTGCTCTCTCCATCATCTTCTCATAAAAAGAAcgaagataaagaaaatatggaTCCTGCTCTTGAAGTTGGACAAGAAAAAGGGAGAGATTGTTCTACATTCACAGATCATAAGATGTCTGAGAAAGATTGCGGTAGCAGTGATACCCAGGACAGCACAAAGCATGGGactgttgatgatgatgctaaGACCAAG CCTTCTGGAGTGCATGTTGAAGACAGCATGAACGATCTGCTATTCTTTTCTCCTGAAGTTGGTTTGAAATCAGATAGAGCATTTGGTCCCAGTTCTCGAACTCCAAAGAATTTCTGCCGTAGAATATTGGGAACTTTATCAGAGCATGGCATTGCTTCAGAATCTTCATCTGGAAACTCTTGTTTTGTTGTTAGCTCTCCTACCATTAGCAAGAAGAATCACGAAAGTCATTTAGTTGCATCTACATCAGTACAATCATCTGTTCCTTCAGAAAATGCAGTTGATAATGCTGGAAATGATGCTGGTACTGAAAATCTTAGCAT ATTTGGTGAAACTCCTTTTAAAAGGAGTATTGAATCTCCTTCAGCGTGGAAGTCCCCTTGGttcattaattcttttctgCCTGGCCCAAGGGTTGACACAGACATTTCAATTGAG GATATTGGGTATTTTATGAGCCCTGGGGATAGAAGCTACGATGCTATTGCATTGATGAAGCAGTTGAGTGAGCACACAGCCTCTGCTTTTGCCGACGCTTTGGAGGTTTTAGGAAATGAAACACCTGaaacaatattagaaaagagaCGCTCCAGCATTCAGAATATGAACCAAGAGAATAATGGTGCCACCAATAGTGAGCCTGAGAATCATTCCCATTTGGCTTCAAATATTTCG ACAGAATGCCGTACCCTTGACTTCAGTGAATGTGGGACACCTGGGAAGGGAACAGAAAGGGGGAAATCTTCAACCGCCATAATCTTCTCAAGCCCCTCGTCCTATCTGTTGAAGGGTTGCAGATAG
- the LOC8271208 gene encoding la protein 1, with protein sequence MATASLDEGTAKEVLRQVEFYFSDSNLPRDNFMRNNINESEDGMVSLSLICSFKKMKGYLKLQDVKPEDVPEHTVQAVADTLRKSTSLKISEDGKKVGRIAALLKPEEAIEQLDIRTIAASPLQYDAKMEDVQSFFGQYAKVSSVRMPRHVADKRVFCGSALIEFSNEEDTENVLKQSLVFKGVQLELKPKKEFDSERIKQEEEFKSSRPFSGSNNKNNAEATYPKGLVVAFTLKGVSAGGSVEQDGGQEPVSVDANASKADGEPKSLENASEENKEKLSENISADKENDEMNIEEEKEEKIDEENGSENVSADKENHEMNIEEVKEEKIDGENGSESKGTETEGKSSEDPIAKEKKKEEHVKADSYRDNMNVVMREDLKAIFEKFGTVKYIDFKIGEESGYVRFEQPEAAQKARAAAVLAKDGGLAVKNFIAILEPVTGEAEKEYWSLLRGNQEKHRGNMGNRGRGGKHFRGGKHSRSRDNYSGGRPNKAQKV encoded by the exons ATGGCAACGGCTTCTCTGGACGAAGGAACAGCTAAGGAAGTCCTTAGACAG GTGGAGTTTTACTTCAGTGATAGCAATCTCCCAAGAGATAATTTTATGAGGAATAATATCAATGAAAGCGAAGATGGCA TGGTGAGTCTGTCTTTGATATGCTCTTTCAAAAAGATGAAAGGTTATCTCAAGTTGCAAGATGTAAAGCCAGAAGACGTTCCTGAACATACTGTTCAGGCTGTTGCTGATACTCTTAGGAAATCCACTTCTCTTAAGATCTCTGAAGATG GGAAGAAAGTTGGTAGGATTGCTGCTCTTTTAAAGCCAGAAGAGGCGATAGAGCAATTAGACATAAGAACAATTGCTGCATCGCCACTACAGTATGATGCAAAAATGGAAGATGTTCAATCGTTTTTCGGACAATACGCCAAG GTCTCTAGTGTGAGGATGCCTCGCCATGTAGCTGACAAAAGGGTATTTTGTGGTTCTGCTTTGATTGAGTTCTCAAATGAGGAAGATACTGAAAATGTTTTAAAGCAAAGTTTGGTTTTTAAAGGTGTACAGTTAGAGCTAAAGCCAAA GAAGGAATTTGATTCAGAAAGAATTAAACAAGAAGAGGAATTCAAAAGTTCCCGTCCATTTTCAGGTTCAAATAACAAGAACAATGCAGAAGCAAC TTATCCCAAGGGTTTGGTGGTTGCCTTTACATTAAAGGGTGTTTCAGCTGGTGGATCTGTAGAACAGGATGGTGGTCAAGAGCCTGTCAGTGTTGATGCAAATGCCAGCAAAGCAGATGGAGAACCAAAATCCTTAGAAAATGCTagtgaagaaaataaagaaaagttgtCAGAGAATATCTCTGCcgataaagaaaatgatgagATGAATATTGAGGAGGAGAAGGAAGAAAAGATTGATGAGGAAAATGGCTCCGAGAATGTCTCTGCTGATAAAGAAAATCATGAAATGAATATTGAGGAGGTGaaggaagaaaaaattgaTGGGGAAAATGGTTCCGAAAGTAAGGGAACAGAAACAGAAGGAAAGTCGTCTGAAGATCCCATtgcaaaggagaaaaagaaagaggagcATGTCAAAGCTGATTCCTACAGGGATAACATGAATGTTGTAATGCGTGAGGATCTGAAAGCtatctttgaaaaatttggCACTGTCAAG TATATCGATTTCAAGATTGGGGAAGAATCAGGATATGTTAGATTTGAGCAACCTGAAGCAGCTCAGAAAGCACGGGCAGCTGCGGTCCTAGCTAAAGATGGTGGCCTTGCCGTAAAGAATTTTATTGCTATTTTAGAACCAGTGACTG GTGAGGCAGAGAAGGAATATTGGAGCCTTCTCCGAGGCAATCAAGAAAAGCATCGGGGAAATATGGGTAACCGAGGAAG GGGAGGAAAACACTTTAGAGGCGGTAAACATTCTCGGTCTAGAGATAATTACTCTGGCGGACGGCCAAATAAAGCTCAGAAAGTCTGA
- the LOC8271209 gene encoding coiled-coil domain-containing protein 25 isoform X1 encodes MVFYFKARPEVGDYTIFMGLDKYENEELIRYGFPEDIWFHVDKMSSAHVYLRLNKGQTIDDISEGLLEDCAQLVKANSIQGNKVNNIDVVYTPWANLKKTASMDVGQVGFHNSKMVRTVRVEKRINEIVNRLNRTKVERKPDLKAEREAVNAAERAERKLQLRDKKRREEMERLEKERQAEIRSYKGLMVSEKMTSNKQIASENKSLQELEEDFM; translated from the exons atggtGTTCTACTTCAAAGCCAGACCAGAGGTAGGAGATTACACCATTTTTATGGGTCTCGATAAGTACGAGAATGAAGAGCTCATCAGATATGGTTTCCCTGAAGATATTTG GTTTCATGTGGACAAAATGTCTTCTGCTCATGTTTATTTAAGACTGAACAAAGGCCAGACAATTGATGATATAAGTGAAGGTTTACTGGAGGATTGTGCTCAGCTTGTCAAAGCTAATTCAATCCAAG GCAACAAAGTGAACAACATTGATGTTGTTTACACTCCATGGGCCAATTTAAAGAAAACTGCTTCCATGGATGTTGGCCAAGTTGGCTTCCACAATTCAAAGATG GTTCGAACTGTAAGAGTGGAGAAGCGGATTAATGAAATAGTTAATAGATTGAATAGAACAAAAGTCGAAAGAAAGCCTGATTTGAAAG CCGAAAGAGAAGCAGTCAATGCAGCAGAAAGAGCAGAGAGAAAGCTTCAGCTGAGAGATAAA AAACGTCGAGAGGAAATGGAAAGGCTTGAAAAAGAGAGACAAGCAGAGATTAGGAGCTACAAAGGGTTGATGGTGTCTGAAAAGATGACATCTAACAAGCAGATTGCATCTGAAAACAAGTCCTTGCAGGAGCTGGAAGAGGATTTCATGTAA
- the LOC8271209 gene encoding coiled-coil domain-containing protein 25 isoform X2, giving the protein MVFYFKARPEVGDYTIFMGLDKYENEELIRYGFPEDIWFHVDKMSSAHVYLRLNKGQTIDDISEGLLEDCAQLVKANSIQGNKVNNIDVVYTPWANLKKTASMDVGQVGFHNSKMVRTVRVEKRINEIVNRLNRTKVERKPDLKVSVCLGDALFTTYNCSRKRSSQCSRKSREKASAER; this is encoded by the exons atggtGTTCTACTTCAAAGCCAGACCAGAGGTAGGAGATTACACCATTTTTATGGGTCTCGATAAGTACGAGAATGAAGAGCTCATCAGATATGGTTTCCCTGAAGATATTTG GTTTCATGTGGACAAAATGTCTTCTGCTCATGTTTATTTAAGACTGAACAAAGGCCAGACAATTGATGATATAAGTGAAGGTTTACTGGAGGATTGTGCTCAGCTTGTCAAAGCTAATTCAATCCAAG GCAACAAAGTGAACAACATTGATGTTGTTTACACTCCATGGGCCAATTTAAAGAAAACTGCTTCCATGGATGTTGGCCAAGTTGGCTTCCACAATTCAAAGATG GTTCGAACTGTAAGAGTGGAGAAGCGGATTAATGAAATAGTTAATAGATTGAATAGAACAAAAGTCGAAAGAAAGCCTGATTTGAAAG TCTCTGTTTGTCTTGGTGATGCTTTATTTACCACATATAATTGCAGCCGAAAGAGAAGCAGTCAATGCAGCAGAAAGAGCAGAGAGAAAGCTTCAGCTGAGAGATAA
- the LOC8271210 gene encoding sulfite exporter TauE/SafE family protein 3 has translation MELGWQVVVGSIIGFFGAAFGSVGGVGGGGIFVPMLTLIIGFDPKSATAISKCMIMGAAMSTVYYNLKLRHPTLDLPIVDYDLVLLIQPAVLLGISTGVTLNVFFPDWAVTVLLIILLIGTSVKAYFKGVDTWNKETTLKEEAAKQYKLLPGGPSNVNPRQKHTREREVPVLENIHWKEFALLVFDWVAYLALQIAKNYTATCSTAYWVLNLLQVPVSVGVFLYAAVGLYRGRRRIASKGDEGMNLKAYQLLAFCAYGVMAGIVGGLLGLGGGFIMGPLFLELGIPPQVTSATATFGMAFSSSMSVAEYYLLSRFPVPYALYFIAVATIAAFAGQHIITKLIAITGRASLIIFVLAFTIFVSALTLGGVGISNIIGKIEKGESMEFQNLCNYVT, from the exons ATGGAACTTGGCTGGCAAGTGGTTGTTGGTAGCATAATCGGATTCTTTGGAGCAGCTTTTGGGAGTGTAGGAGGTGTTGGTGGTGGAGGCATATTTGTTCCTATGCTGACATTAATAATTGGGTTTGATCCAAAATCTGCAACAGCTATATCCAAGT GTATGATAATGGGTGCAGCAATGTCTACTGTGTATTATAACCTGAAATTGAGGCACCCTACACTTGATCTACCTATAGTAGATTATGACTTAGTGTTGCTTATTCAACCTGCGGTCTTGCTTGGAATCAGTACAGGAGTAACTCTTAATGTCTTTTTTCCTGACTGGGCTGTCACTGTTCTTCTGATTATTCTCCTTATTG GAACATCTGTTAAGGCATATTTCAAGGGTGTTGATACATGGAATAAGGAAACCACATTGAAGGAG GAGGCTGCCAAGCAGTACAAGCTGCTTCCAGGTGGTCCAAGCAATGTCAATCCTCGTCAAAAACACACCAGAGAAAGAGAG GTTCCTGTTCTTGAGAACATACACTGGAAGGAATTTGCACTCCTTGTTTTTGATTGGGTTGCATACCTTGCATTGCAGATCGCAAAG AACTACACAGCCACTTGCTCAACAGCGTACTGGGTGCTGAATTTGCTGCAA GTCCCTGTATCTGTTGGAGTATTTCTATATGCAGCAGTTGGACTATACAGAGGAAGAAGGAGAATTGCATCAAAGGGAGATGAAGGCATGAATTTGAAAGCGTATCAGCTGCTTGCTTTCTGCGCCTATGGTGTGATGGCTGGAATAGTTGGTGGGTTGCTTGGACTAGGTGGAGGATTTATTATGGGTCCACTCTTTTTGGAGCTGGGAATTCCTCCTCAG GTCACAAGTGCTACGGCTACTTTTGGCATGGCCTTCTCCTCGTCCATGTCTGTTGCAGAATATTACCTTCTGAGTCGTTTTCCTGTTCCCTATG CTCTCTACTTCATAGCGGTGGCCACCATAGCTGCATTTGCAGGGCAGCATATCATAACTAAGCTGATTGCTATAACCGGAAGGGCATCCCTCATCATCTTTGTTTTAGCATTCACAATCTTTGTTAGTGCTCTAACGCTAG GTGGAGTTGGCATAAGCAACATAATTGGGAAGATTGAGAAAGGTGAATCCATGGAATTTCAGAACCTGTGCAATTATGTAACATAG